One Leptospira barantonii genomic window, CACAATGCTTTTTTTGATTCGCAAGCTCGGGAAAACTCTCCAAAATTTCCTCTTTTTTTAGGTGGAGAATCCCCCATTCCTTGATTCCGGGAGAATCGATCAAGGTCGTCCCGTCGTCCAAAACGAGCAAAAGCGAATTCGTCGTCGTATGTTTTCCTTTATCCTTGGAAACGCTGATCCCGGAAGTTTTTTGCACCTGAGATCGAGTCAATAAGTTGATAAGAGTAGACTTACCGACTCCGGAATTTCCGACGAGAAAGGTGGTTTTTCCGGCGAGATATTTTTGTAATTCGGGAATCCCTTCTTCCGTTGTACAGGAAATTCCGAGAACCTGATAACCCAAATCCCGATAGACTTTCAGACGATTCTCGGCTTCCTCTTCGGAAATCAAATCCAACTTCGTGAATACGATCAAAGGTTGTGTTCGAGACGTAAAAACCGCCGCCATACAACGATCGATAAATCCGTCTTTTGTTTCCGGAGATTTCAAAGACACAAGCACAGCAGTTTGATCGGCATTCGCACATAAAACCTGAGTGTCCCCTTCCCGACTTTTGCGGGTTAGGAAAGATTTTCTTTCCAATCTCTCGCAAATCACCCAGTCCTGACCCGAAGAAGGTTCGGCAAGAATCTTATCCCCGACGACGAATGGATGTCTTTCTTCGGCGGAGATCGTTCGCAGTTTACCCCGTAGAAACGCCCTTACCGTTCCGCGTTCGGGAGAATAAATTTCATAGTAGGCTCCGTAAACGCGGGAAATGGTAAAAAATTCTTTGACTGATTTATCCGACTCTAACATGATTCTTACGCGTTTTATATGCCGACCCAAAGACTCAACGCCCTAGGCCCAATCGTATATTTAATTTTTTTGATAGCCGGTTTCCAGCTTATCTCCGTGCTAACTTTGCAGTCATTCCATTTCTTTTCTTTCGAATCTTACAGACTTCTTTTAACTCTTCTTCCCGGAGCCGTTTTAG contains:
- the rsgA gene encoding ribosome small subunit-dependent GTPase A, whose product is MLESDKSVKEFFTISRVYGAYYEIYSPERGTVRAFLRGKLRTISAEERHPFVVGDKILAEPSSGQDWVICERLERKSFLTRKSREGDTQVLCANADQTAVLVSLKSPETKDGFIDRCMAAVFTSRTQPLIVFTKLDLISEEEAENRLKVYRDLGYQVLGISCTTEEGIPELQKYLAGKTTFLVGNSGVGKSTLINLLTRSQVQKTSGISVSKDKGKHTTTNSLLLVLDDGTTLIDSPGIKEWGILHLKKEEILESFPELANQKKHCEESNCCKLSSDCAMFSALETEFITSERRKSLESMLASLENPHRVTRRDRISK